TTGTATATGCCTGTTTTAATCGATCCAATCCTTCTAAAGCTCATCGTGGCTGAAAGGTGCCTGCTCATCATCGTAACCTGAGCCACCAGCGCCACCATACAACTTGGCAGTGATAGGCTGAGAAAGGAACAAATTGTCAGAGATCGATCTCAATATATGGTGTGCTGTTACACTtacagcaacagcagctTGAAGTTCTGAGAGCTGTTCCTCGTACTCCTCAGCTTCAGCTTGAGAGTTAGAGTCGAGCCACtcggtcttctccttgataGCGTCGAGGATagtctccttgtcctctccAGAGAGTTTGCCACCGAGACCTTCGGCGTCGTTGACCTGAGAtttgatggagaagagggagtcTGCAAGGGACGGTCAATTACTGCGGATGTCTCACGTCTCGATGCAACTCACTCTGTAAGCTGTTCTGCgcttcgatcttcttcttgatggcAGCGTCTTCGTCGGCGAACTCCTCGGCCTGTCATGATAGAGTTTAGCGCCATACCTTGAACGAGATATACggcgactcacctcctggACCATTCTTTCAATGTCCTCGGGAGACAATCGTCGTTGATCGTTGGTGATAGTGATAGACTTGGACTTGCCAGTTCCCTTATCAACGGCCGACACCTTCAAGATACCGTTGGCTGGAAGGGATCAGCTTATGAAGCCCATCTAGAAGAAAATGCGCAACTTACCGTCAATCTCAAAGGTGACCTCGATTTGAGGAACACCCCGAGGGGCGGGAGGAATTTCGTTGAGGTCGAATTCTCCCAACATGTTGTTGTCCTTGGTCATTGATCGTTCACCTTCAAACACTTGGATTCTGACGGTGGGCTGGTTGTCTACAgcggtggagaagatctgggACTTCTTGGTAGGGACAACGGAGTTTCGGCCAATAAGCTTGGTCATAACACCACCGGTGGTCTCGATACCTATATACGGTCAATAAACGAAAGAAATTGTACGAGAAGGCACCTACCAAGAGTCAAAGGGCAAACATCGATAAGGAGGACACCGCTGCTTCCCTCCTCGCCAGAAAGGATACCACCCTGAACAGCAGCACCGTACGCTACAGCCTCGTCAGGGTTGATACCCTTGGAAGGCTCCTTGCCGTTGAAGTACTCCTTGAGGAGTTGCTGGACCTTGGGAATACGAGTGGAACCACCAACAAGGACGATCTGCGGGAAGGTCAGTTTCGACCTCTATGTCCTGAGAGCCACCAATGACTcacatcgtcgatctcgtccttcttaACACCGGCGTCCTTGAGGACTTGCTCGACAGGCTTCATGGTCTTCCTGAAAAGATCCATGTTAAGCTCTTCGAATTTGGCTCGAGTGAGCGTCTAAGTCGACTGTCAGCAACTGCAGCGCAACATGCTCACTATTCTACTCACCTCGGCAAAGTCGTTACCACCTTCGAAGGCCTCAATCTCGATCTTAGTGCTCATTTGACTGGACAAGGTCCTCTTGGccttctcaacctctcGCTTGAGTTTACCCATAGCTCGGTTGTTCTTGGACACATCGGTACCGGTCTTGGTCTTGTACTGCTTCACGAGGTAGTCGATGACACGGTTGTCGAAATCCTCACCACCGAGGTGGGTGTCACCGGCGGTAGCCAAGACTTCGAAGACACCGTCCTCAAtagagagaagggagacaTCGAACGTACCACCACCGAGATCGTagacgatgatctgagACTCGGCCTTGCCAGTTCTGTCAAGACCGTAGGCGATAGCAGCGGCGGTGGGCTCGTTGACGATACGGAGAACGGTGAGACCGGCGATAGTTCCGGCGTCCTTGGTAGCGGATCGTTGAGCGTCGTTGAAGTCTGTAAACTGGTTAGCAAAGCCGGGATCGTCAAAAGccatgtcactcacaagcaGGGACGGTAACAACCGCGTGAGTGACCTTGTGACCAAGGTACGCCTCGGCAGTCTCCTTCATCTTAGTCAAGACCATGGCGGAAATCTCCTCGGGAGTCTACGATTTATCGTCAGCACCGAGTTGAGACTTGCTTGCATGATTCGACTTACAAAGTCCTTGAGGTCACCTCTGTGGTTGACCTGAATCATAGGCTTTCCGCCTTTGTTCACAATCTTGAATGGCCAGTGCTTCATGTCCTTCTTCACGTCGGCGTCGCCAGCGGATCGTCCGATCAATCGCTTAGCGTCGAAAACGGTGTTCTCGGGGTTGTTGGCGGCTTGGTTCTTGGCGGCGTCTCCGATCAATCGTTCGTCTTCTGTGAAAGCGACCCATGATGGAGTGATACGGTTACCCTGGTCGTTTGCGATGATTTCTACCTTGCCACCCCGTTGGACGCTGCGAAACGAATCAGACGTCAGTGGCGTGTCCTACACTGTATAGTCAGTGCTGACTCACGCGACACAAGAATAAGTAGTCCCCAAATCAATACCGATGACAGTGCCCACGTCgacctccttgtcctctgCTCTGACCTGACTTCCGACAGGTAAGAAACAGATGACGGCGATGAGGACAAACGCGAATAAGGTGAGTTTTGACATcaatgaagatgaggaacTTGAACGTCTCGATGGACGAATTGATCGTTTTGGGTATGCCATGATGGCGGGTATGTTACCTCCTGTTCGTGGTGTAGAAGAGTAAGTTAGTTgagcagagaagagaagagaaaaggaaagaaagggaagaagaaccaggagaagagagatgtggTGTATGATGGATTTTtgtggaaggaggtggacaCGCTGGAAGTCACTGCCAACGTGGCACCCCCGGTTCATAGAGTTACCTGCACGTGGCGAATTACCTGCACGCGACTTTTTCTCCGTTTTATCCCAGAACCgacacacacacactcacacgCACCTTGTTTCCGTCGGTAACTGACATCTGATCGTCCATTCCAGAATTAGCTATAGCATTCTCCTTTCTTGTAACATCGAGCAACGTCCGTCAGCATTTGTAGCGCACCACAAGGGCAGCAGCATACCGGCAACGATGTACTCTACTCTGCAGAGACTGAATCATCTCTCGTCCCTAGCCACCACGTACATCATGATTCTCCTCGGTCTCGTCTCAATTGCGTCACTATTCGCACTGCCTACTGTGGACGTTGGCAAAGTGGATGTAAAGGATCTTATCGTGTCAGTCTGCATCTGCTATCTGCTCTATATCATGTTATCTGATGAACCCGTGCGGAATGCAGCCAAAAAGGGAGACTTCGTCGATGGGGAGCtagagaagaggagattgcTTCAATGCGATTCGACATCCGAACGGACCTGAACCCTCTGCTCAACTCCTACAACACCAAACAAGTGTTCCTCTATCTCACAGCCAGCTATGACGAGACCATCACGGGAAACACACACGACGTCGTGCTTTGGGATCGAATCATCACTCGAGGCGATATGAGAGACATCCGGGCGGTCGGGAAGAAGTTGCCGAAGAGCAAAGGAGGtaagaggggaagagggaatGTCAGAGTtgaagaggggaagaacaAGTATGCTTGGAGGAATCCATCGGGATCGTTTAGGTGAGATGCTGAACTATAAGGGGTATTCATCTTCGTATGGGCTTTCTGACTGCTTTCGTGCTGCACATTCAACAGAGATATTCCTACCGCCAATATGACATTACATTACTCGCTCATGCCCTATGTCGGAGTGCTGTCTTCAGGAGTTGCTGCGACAGCACAAGGGCCAGTATCGATTCCGGAGCTGATAAAGAGATAATGGTGAGCGGGATACGAATAAGCGCATGAGGTCTGTCATGTGTATGAAAAGGCTGACCCTGTACAACGAACAGTTGTACGATATATGCATATTCCATTCGCACAAATATGATTGTCCTTGCAGGCAGAACACCAAAACGATATTGAAGGATTGGGTCGATGATCGCAGTGGAAGAACATGAATGATtaggaagatgaggataaACGCTGATTGGATTGTATGATGGGGGTCCGAGCGCTCACAAAGTTGCTTTTCTCTTGAGCACTGACCGTATTTACGGATGTCCATTTTATTtcgcttcatcttccactcgACCACCAAAATCCTTATCTTGAGACTTTTTTCAAACGGAGAAGACATCTCTCAGACTCGCTCAGGATGTCTGATACCGATTCGGAACCAGAAGTGGAAAATCTCAAAGAGCAAGGCAAGGTGTGTTGAATCAAACCTTCAACGTTGAATCCGATCGTTTCCTCTCTGCATCTATCTGGGTTGCCGCTGAGGTCCCATTTTCAGCTTGCTCTCAAGATCCAGGTAAGGGTGTCTCTGACATTAGATTCTTAGATTTGAGCAGGAGACCGCCTCGCTTATAGTCCGCGCATGCGCTCTAGAGATCCTCGGAC
This sequence is a window from Kwoniella newhampshirensis strain CBS 13917 chromosome 5, whole genome shotgun sequence. Protein-coding genes within it:
- a CDS encoding chaperone DnaK, with translation MAYPKRSIRPSRRSSSSSSLMSKLTLFAFVLIAVICFLPVGSQVRAEDKEVDVGTVIGIDLGTTYSCVAVQRGGKVEIIANDQGNRITPSWVAFTEDERLIGDAAKNQAANNPENTVFDAKRLIGRSAGDADVKKDMKHWPFKIVNKGGKPMIQVNHRGDLKDFTPEEISAMVLTKMKETAEAYLGHKVTHAVVTVPAYFNDAQRSATKDAGTIAGLTVLRIVNEPTAAAIAYGLDRTGKAESQIIVYDLGGGTFDVSLLSIEDGVFEVLATAGDTHLGGEDFDNRVIDYLVKQYKTKTGTDVSKNNRAMGKLKREVEKAKRTLSSQMSTKIEIEAFEGGNDFAETLTRAKFEELNMDLFRKTMKPVEQVLKDAGVKKDEIDDIVLVGGSTRIPKVQQLLKEYFNGKEPSKGINPDEAVAYGAAVQGGILSGEEGSSGVLLIDVCPLTLGIETTGGVMTKLIGRNSVVPTKKSQIFSTAVDNQPTVRIQVFEGERSMTKDNNMLGEFDLNEIPPAPRGVPQIEVTFEIDANGILKVSAVDKGTGKSKSITITNDQRRLSPEDIERMVQEAEEFADEDAAIKKKIEAQNSLQNSLFSIKSQVNDAEGLGGKLSGEDKETILDAIKEKTEWLDSNSQAEAEEYEEQLSELQAAVAPITAKLYGGAGGSGYDDEQAPFSHDEL